ACACGCTTCACTGCCTGCCATGGCGCATCAGCAGGTAGATTCACCGTCTTAGAGACCGCATTATCGGTATATCGCTGGAACGCTGCCTGCATTCGCACATGCCACTCAGGCGAGATGTCAAGAGCAGTAACAAACACCCTTTTTACTTCCTCTGGAACACCTTCTATATCCTGTACTGAGCCCCGCTTTGCAATCCCGGTTATCAATTCTTTACTGTAAAACCCCTTCTCCTTCGCTATCGCTTCAAACAATTCGTTTATCTCCAGCATACCGCCCATTACGTTCCTAACAAATGCAACTGCGAATATAGGCTCTATCCCGCTGGAGCAGTTATGGACAAGGACGTTATTAGCAACGAAATTATGACAGCCTGGAACTTCCATATTATATGTATCAGTATAGCCATAAAATGAAACATCTACGACCCTGTGATTCTTCTGTTCTCTTGGCAAATTAGTCATCCGCAGAACAAAAGTTGGTTCTTGACCTTCTGCTTCAGGGAACCATAGACTCCTCTCAAAACTCCTAACCGAAGCTCCAATCTTCAAATTCCTCACTTCTTCATAGCTCCCATCGCTTAGCATCACCAGATGATCTGGGGTAGCTATTAGCTCGTCTCCAGTATCAAACTTGACCCTCCAAACCTCTGCTTTTTCTCTTGTTTTTCTTACCCCATAAGCTTTTCTGACTCTTATGGAATTATTATCGCAACAGTAAACATAAGGTTCTTTTCCTACCAAATCCTTTATTCTTTGTTTGCCTTCTATTGTAGAAATTAAAGTATCGCCATGAAGACAAGCGGCTATTATGCCTATTGTTCCCGTTGGTGCAATTGTGGTCACCGTAGCATTACGCATCGCATCGTATTTTGCGTTCCAAACGCTGAGCTCGAAGTTAGGGAAAGAGCCACGCTCACGACCGAGTTCAACAGAGCACTGTCTCGCCTCTTCTGTAAAGAACCGCATGAGCTTCTCAGCCAGCAAAAGCGCATCCTTTGAGTCATACGCTATCCCAAGCTTGATCAATAAGTCCGCGAAACCCATCACTCCGAGCCCTATCTTACGATTCGCCTTCGTTATCCGCTCTATCTCCGGCAATGGATACCTATTCACATCAATGACATCATCAAGAAACCTCACACAGAGCCTGATTGCTTCCCTGAGTCTATCCCACTCTATCTCTCTATCCCCGCTCTTAGCGAATTTCGCGAGATTGATAGAGCCCAGATTGCATGATTCGTACGCTAACAAAGGCTGCTCGCCACAGTTATGCACAACAAAACCATTGGCATCAAACGCATTTATTCCCGGAATTTTAACATCATAAACCTTCTCTACACCATCCGGAACTACTTCCTCTACGGATGCTACAAACCGTTCTCGATTCATTCTCATATTGTAATTCCGTATAGCCTTTTCAAGTTCTTCCATCTTCTCCGCATCATTAAATCCTACCCTCTCAGCGAAATACAATATGTTATCGTTAGAGATTACCAATTCATGCTGGGGTTTTGTAACCTTTGAGAATATCCCGAATCGTAAAAGCATACGTTGAACCACCTTAAGAATCCCGATATCACTCTGTGCCAGCCTTATGCTGACACCTTTTGATTGGTCCCCCTGAACTGAACCATCGGCATCAAAGAGCCCCTTTAATATACCTCTACAGAAATCCACCGATGTCCTCTCTATCTTCCTGGTTATCATCTTCATCCCGGGATTTGGATTTAATTCAAGCTCTTTCGCTAACCTTTTTATTGTTCCATCTCCCAGGAGCAAACCAATTAAATAGCCCTCACCCTCTATATATTCACCCTTAACGCCCCAATTACCATTACCAAAATCCCTGTGATTATTGATGATAATCTTATCGCCCGGCTTTAAATCCCCTGCATTGCTCCATTGCGTCTCAACTTTATATCTTGTTATTCTACCCGCTTTCATAACTGGATGGTCTGCTGTCAGACGTAATTCAAATCCTTCTGCTGTCTTCAATCGGTAAACCGGTTTCATTCCGGTCTCAAAGAATCCCTCTTCTGAACTCTCCCATTCCTCACCATTTACTATTGCAACAAACTTCTTGCCAATCAATTCCTCTATCTGCCGTGGACCCTCAGCAGTCATTATCCATGTATCTGCAGTTACACATGGATTCGTCGCTTCTATCTCGCCTGCTGCTGGTGTGGGATTGTGCCTGTTGATCTCATCTATAAACATGATACCGGGGTCACCGGTCTTCCATGCATAGGTTACGAGCTCATTAAAGACTTCCCTCGCATTTATTCGCTTCACTTCCTCGTTCGTCCGGGGATTCACGAGTCCATAATCCTCATCCCGCTCTACCGCGTGCATGAACGCATCGGTGACGGCGACCGAGATATTGAAATTTGGGAATCCACCACTCTCCTTCGCTCTTATAAATTCCTTTATATCAGGATGGTCAACCCTGAGAACGCCCATATTCGCTCCTCTTCGTTTACCGCCCTGTTTTATCACCTCCGTAGCGACATCGAAGACGCGCATGAAAGATACAGGACCCGATGCTATTCCACCGGTTGACCTCACTACATCGCCTCGCGGTCTCAGCCGTGAGAATGAGAACCCGGTACCACCACCCGACTGGTGAATTAATGCCGCATTCTTGACCGCATCAAAGATACTCACCATCGAGTCCGCAATGGGTAATACGAAACAGGCAGCGAGCTGCCCAAGCTCTGTGCCCGCATTCATCAATGTGGGACTATTTGGCAGGAATTCGAGGTTCCGCATCAATCTTAGAAAACCGCGTTCTATCTCATTCACTTCATCCATGCTCTTACCATAGTAACGTTCCGCACGAGCAATTGCACTCGCAACACGCTTCAACATCTGCATCGGACTCTCTACAACCTCACCACGGGAGTTCCTCAATAGGTATCGTTTTTTAAGCACCTCAACGGCATTCACCGAGAGTTTTAAATCGTCTCGCACGCCTATGAAGTGCTTCAGATATCGAAGTTCCGCATGACGCTGTCGGTAGAGGATATACGCCTTTGCAACTTTATCCAGACCCTCTCTTATCAGTACCTGCTCCACTATATCCTGTACATCCTCAACTGTTGGTATACGTATACGCCCATCAAATAGCTTATCTATCTCATTCACCACCTTCTTCGAGAGCCTATCGGCGAGCTCGCTGGCAACCTCTGCCTCTATGCCCACGCTCGTCATCGCTCTATAAAGCGCAGATGTAATCTTCATACGCTCGAATCTCACTACTTTCCCATCACGTTTTCTAATCCTTTCAGGCATTAGCATTATTACCTACCTATAATGATAGAAACAGGTTAAAATAGAAAGGATATGAGAATGAAAGAAGGGGAAGAGGAGCGGATAAAGAAGGATATAGCGCTCTTTGAGGAGAGCATCACGGAGCTTGGAGAAGGGGATTGGGAAGTGCTGGAGCTTGCGAGGGCGTATTGTGAAGATGCGAGGTATTACCTTGCGAAGGGCGATTATCTCACCGCTTTCGGCTGTATAAACTATGCGCATGGACTGATAGACGGCATAAAGGGGGTCATTGAGTTCGTAAGGAGACAGCAATCACAACCCAGATGATAAAGGGTACTGCCATCCATGCAACCCCAATTGAGGCATAAACCATCCTCGCAAATTCCGAATGGTTTATATACATGGGGAATCGTACCACTATGTCCAGAACATGCAGGAGAAACAAGACAGGGATTCCTATTACGAGTATCTCAATTCTCTTCTTCAACGTTAGCTTCGGTGTCACCACTGCTAACGCGATCAGAGGTACCAGATTGAAATTCACGAGATAAGCATCGGATAAATTCAATGCTCCGATTTCCAATTTTGTATATCCCATAGCGAGTAGAACAATCCTCGCGATGTAGAAGACCAGATTCTGGTACCATCTCCCTATGTAATACCAGCCTGCTAAGAAGATCGCAGCTACGACCAGGAACTCAATCAGGAAGAGCAAGAGCTGATTCCTGTTCAAATTCAATATCTCACATCTCTCTACCGCCTCTCTTCTACCCCTATCCCTCTCCACTCTCATTCGCTATCTTCAGCCATATCAGGAATAGTACCACCACGAATATTATAAATGAACCCTGCCATAGATACACGTGCACAAACTCCATCATATTGGGATTATACAGACCCACAAAGGTAAGTATGGCGATACGGAAGAGGTTAATCGCATAAAGGGCGGGTACACCAATGAGGATACCAAGACTCTTCTTCTTCAGCCTCGCGGGATATGCAAGGATACAGGAGCTATAAATGATCGCGGGAAAAACCGCGGTACATTCATCTATTATGTCCAGACTAAACCCGTTAACAGATAATATTGTACCTTTCACCGCCACATCCATGCCCGCTAATGAGAATATAGAAGCTAAGATCAACGCGGTGGCAGTTCTTACATGGAGCATAAGCCCTGACCCGGTTGTGAGATAATAAAAGAGATAAAAGACGAGACAAAGCATCAGAAAGGAGAAGACATACTTTTTTGTATTGCTCTTCTCTTTCTCTTCCCCCCCGCTATCTCTGGTATCGCGCTTCATTTTTACCGCTTAGTTGTTGATGGTAAAAAGAAAAGAAGATGTTCATCTTCTACTTCTACTTCTTCCTTTCAGATATCCGATTGCAATCAGCAGTCCGACTAAAACAGCAAGACCTGCAGGCATGAGTACCGGCACTTTCTGTGGGATTCTCACAATCGTTATAACTGAGCGGTTGATAGGCGGTGTCTCGTTTGACCACAACGTCGCGGTATTATTTATCACTGTGCCTTGAGGTACGAAAGGGTCTATTCTGACTTTAAATGTGGCTTCTTCTATTGCTCCTGGTTCCAGTGTACCTACATCCCAAATCAGCGTGTTGTTCGATATGAAGAACGTTCCACGATCGCTATCCGCTGCATCGGTCAGCGGTATACCAGTTAAGCTCATGCTCTCCCTTATATACGTCGTGTTCTCTGGTATTCCATCCTTTATCTTGACACCGGTAAGTGTGACTGTACCAGCATTGCGGAGGTGTATGGAGTATACAAGAGTATCATTTGGTGCAGCGAACTTCTTATCCACAGTCTTATAGGCAACTAAATTGTAGATCGGCTTCACAATGACCGTTGTAACTGCAAAATCACTGATTGGTAAGGTCTCATTGCTATCTATTGTGGCTACGTTTTGTATCAATGTTCCATTCACGAGATTACCATGAACTATCACCCGGAATGACTGCGTTCCAGATGCACCAATCCCAAGGTTGCCTATGTTCCATGTAATGTTACTATCATTGATACTACCACCACCGGATATACTCCCGTTCACCACTGTGGTATCTGCAGGAACTGCATCAGTCAAAATAACTTTTGTAAGGTTCAGGTTCCCGGTGCTGCTGTAATTTATCGTGTAGGTCAATATGTCGCCAGGGTGGCATTCTGCCCTATCAACCTTCTTGGTGATGGTGAGCCCGGGTATCTCCCTCATAATCTTCTCCCTTATCTTCTCCGGGAAGACCGTCCAATTAGCTGCTTCCATATAAAAGCCCGGTGATACCGCGCCTGGCTGTGGATACCTGAGCCGATACAGGAAATCCCGATTATATGGATATGGACGAGGTCCTTCATTCATGATATCAACACCCAGAACGTTCACTCTGTCAAAATATCCCTTCAGCACTGCATCATCCCTCGCCTGGAATGTGGCATCCACCGCAGCCTCGGGTACTTCTATGAAACCTCCACGTATCCAATTTGGACGTCCATCTGAAGATATGTCAATTATATGAAGGGCATCTTGTTGCGCAATACCAGCCTGAATAGCAGCTGTCAGAGTCTTATTCGCCAATATGAACGCTTCTGCCATGGGTGTGTGGTCTCCTGGCTGTGGCGTATTATTTATGGTATCAGCGATAGAATTTGCTACCGTCTGGTTAGTTATCACAGTGGGGGGGACTATCACCCTTGCGTAGGGTATGTAGCCAGGTGGAGCAGGTTTGTGGTAATAAAAGAAGTGTTCATGTGTGGGCGGGTATCCGAACATGATTACACATAGCAGGACAGAACCATCTTGGGGGATTACTTCCGGATCCTTTATCGCACAGGCATACCCGCGTAACTGCGTTGAATAATTCGCAGCACTTATACTGCCTGAACCATCCATCAAAAGAAATAAATCCACCTGCTCGGCAGTGCAAACAGCGATCAGAGTGGTCATCGTGCAAAGCAAAATCGCTACAATGAAGAATATCCACCTGATTCCCTTTCCTCCCTTCTTTTGGACATACATTTTTATGCTATCTCCATATAGAATTTACAGATGGCGGAGGTTACTAATATAACTTTCGGGTACATTTCAGATGGAGATGACAGAGGCTCAAGTTGTGTGCTAACACTATATGTGTTTGTGTTTATCTTGCCTTTCGTCACCTAAATTACAAGTCTCTTCTCGAATCTGGTCAGG
Above is a genomic segment from Methanophagales archaeon containing:
- the xrtH gene encoding exosortase H, which encodes MKRDTRDSGGEEKEKSNTKKYVFSFLMLCLVFYLFYYLTTGSGLMLHVRTATALILASIFSLAGMDVAVKGTILSVNGFSLDIIDECTAVFPAIIYSSCILAYPARLKKKSLGILIGVPALYAINLFRIAILTFVGLYNPNMMEFVHVYLWQGSFIIFVVVLFLIWLKIANESGEG
- a CDS encoding DUF11 domain-containing protein, coding for MYVQKKGGKGIRWIFFIVAILLCTMTTLIAVCTAEQVDLFLLMDGSGSISAANYSTQLRGYACAIKDPEVIPQDGSVLLCVIMFGYPPTHEHFFYYHKPAPPGYIPYARVIVPPTVITNQTVANSIADTINNTPQPGDHTPMAEAFILANKTLTAAIQAGIAQQDALHIIDISSDGRPNWIRGGFIEVPEAAVDATFQARDDAVLKGYFDRVNVLGVDIMNEGPRPYPYNRDFLYRLRYPQPGAVSPGFYMEAANWTVFPEKIREKIMREIPGLTITKKVDRAECHPGDILTYTINYSSTGNLNLTKVILTDAVPADTTVVNGSISGGGSINDSNITWNIGNLGIGASGTQSFRVIVHGNLVNGTLIQNVATIDSNETLPISDFAVTTVIVKPIYNLVAYKTVDKKFAAPNDTLVYSIHLRNAGTVTLTGVKIKDGIPENTTYIRESMSLTGIPLTDAADSDRGTFFISNNTLIWDVGTLEPGAIEEATFKVRIDPFVPQGTVINNTATLWSNETPPINRSVITIVRIPQKVPVLMPAGLAVLVGLLIAIGYLKGRSRSRR
- a CDS encoding DUF357 domain-containing protein → MKEGEEERIKKDIALFEESITELGEGDWEVLELARAYCEDARYYLAKGDYLTAFGCINYAHGLIDGIKGVIEFVRRQQSQPR